The following are from one region of the Flavobacteriaceae bacterium UJ101 genome:
- the carA|CPA1 gene encoding carbamoyl-phosphate synthase (glutamine-hydrolyzing) (Involved in arginine biosynthesis; Belongs to the CarA family; Contains 1 glutamine amidotransferase type-1 domain.; KEGG: gvi:gll3543 carbamoyl-phosphate synthase small subunit): protein MTFNTTAKIILEDGTELTGKSFGANTSKAGEVVFNTAMTGYPESLTDPSYKGQILTLTYPLVGNYGVPNEEKHLDGLEKFFESEKIHISGLIISDYSIEHSHWNAQKSLSEWLKEHQIPAVYGIDTRALTEKLRENGTMLGKIVTEQDTPFYDPNTVNLVAEVSCKEKRTYGNGKHRIILIDCGVKNNIIRCLLDYDTTVIRVPWNYDFTQEEYDGIFISNGPGNPEMCDTTIQHLKKALQEDKPIFGICLGNQLLGLASGASTFKLKYGHRSHNQPVQMKDTNTCFITSQNHGYALDLESLSQDWEPLFINLNDGTCEGIKHKTKPFYTTQFHPEASGGPEDTQFFFKWFIEKIQERKSN from the coding sequence ATGACATTCAACACTACAGCCAAAATTATCTTAGAAGACGGTACCGAATTAACAGGAAAATCATTCGGAGCCAACACCTCAAAAGCAGGAGAAGTTGTTTTTAACACGGCCATGACCGGTTATCCTGAAAGTTTAACCGATCCCTCTTACAAAGGACAAATCTTAACCCTAACCTATCCTTTAGTAGGAAATTATGGTGTTCCAAATGAAGAAAAACACCTTGACGGTTTAGAAAAATTCTTTGAATCTGAAAAAATTCATATCTCAGGACTCATTATCTCCGATTATTCCATCGAACACAGCCATTGGAATGCTCAAAAAAGCTTATCAGAATGGTTAAAAGAACATCAAATACCCGCTGTTTATGGTATTGATACAAGAGCTTTAACCGAAAAACTACGTGAAAATGGTACGATGTTAGGAAAAATTGTAACAGAACAAGATACCCCTTTTTACGATCCCAATACCGTTAATTTAGTTGCTGAAGTAAGTTGTAAAGAAAAAAGAACCTATGGAAATGGAAAACACCGAATCATTTTGATCGATTGCGGTGTAAAAAACAATATTATTCGTTGTTTATTAGATTATGATACAACCGTTATTCGTGTACCATGGAATTATGATTTCACACAAGAAGAATATGATGGAATCTTTATTTCAAACGGTCCAGGAAATCCTGAAATGTGCGACACCACTATTCAACATCTAAAAAAAGCATTACAAGAAGACAAGCCCATTTTTGGTATTTGCTTAGGAAATCAGCTATTAGGATTAGCTTCCGGAGCTTCAACCTTTAAATTAAAATATGGACACCGAAGTCATAATCAACCCGTTCAAATGAAAGATACTAATACTTGTTTCATCACTTCTCAAAATCATGGATATGCCCTTGATTTAGAGAGTTTATCACAAGATTGGGAACCTTTATTCATCAATCTAAATGACGGAACTTGTGAAGGAATAAAGCATAAAACCAAGCCTTTTTATACCACACAGTTTCACCCAGAAGCCTCTGGAGGACCAGAAGACACTCAATTTTTCTTCAAATGGTTTATTGAAAAAATACAAGAAAGAAAAAGTAACTAA
- a CDS encoding carbamoyl-phosphate synthase (glutamine-hydrolyzing) (Belongs to the CarB family; Contains 2 ATP-grasp domains.; KEGG: das:Daes_1204 carbamoyl-phosphate synthase large subunit), whose amino-acid sequence MKQDIKKVLVIGSGALKIGEAGEFDYSGAQALKALREEGIQTILINPNIATVQTSEEIADQIYFLPITPYFVEEVIKKEQPDGVLLAFGGQTALNCGVALYENNIFQKYNVEILGTPVQSIIDSEDRDVFKAKMDEIGVALAISDAAESLEEAYDVVDRIGFPVIVRAAFTLGGLGSGFANNKEELKTLVNKALSYSPQVLIEESLKGWKEVEYEVVRDCYDNCITVCNMENFDPVGIHTGESIVVCPSQTLTNSEYHKLREISIKIARHVGIVGECNVQFSLDPNSEKYRVIEINARLSRSSALASKATGYPLAFVAAKLALGYGLFELKNSVTKTTPAYFEPALDYVVCKLPRWDLNKFYGVSKKIGSGMKSVGEVMAIGGSFEEVIQKGLRMLDNGLDGFINPYQNFKYEDLKKALTEPTDSRILAIAAAFEEGFDIDSIHNLTKIDKWFLHKLERICIIKNQLVKQKDSISETLLLDAKKAGFSDKQIGGLIYDEKAHPALLKARNLRKQHHIVPYVRQIDTLAAEFPAQTNYLYLTYHAQKHDIEYENDGKSVITLGSGVYRIGSSVEFDWCGVNTLQTINKEGFRSVMINYNPETVSTDYDVCDRLYFDELTFERVLDIIELETPKGVIVSMGGQIPNNLAMKLHHEKVNILGTTPEAIDNAENRHKFSSILDELEIDQPRWKELSSFEAIYTFADEVGFPLLIRPSYVLSGAAMNVVSNKEELEEFLALAADVSPDHPVVVSEFIEGAKEIEMDAVAKNGEIIDYAISEHVEFAGVHSGDATIMFPPQNVYVSTLRKIRLISAKVAKKFNISGPFNMQFLAKENDIKVIELNLRASRSFPFVSKVAKTNLIDTATQILLGKEVEKKETNFWNLDYVGVKASQFSFHRLQGADPVLGVDMSSTGEVGCIGKTESEAILKSMLSVGHRIPKKNILISSGPVKSKVDLLESAQKLQNKGYSIYATKGTHQFLTENGIQATHLYWHDEESEENVLKYIQEKKIDLVVNIPKNLTKKELNRGYTIRRSAVDFNIPLITNTRLAKSFIKGICEYTIEDLEIANWKEY is encoded by the coding sequence ATGAAACAAGATATAAAGAAAGTATTAGTTATCGGTTCCGGAGCATTAAAAATTGGAGAAGCTGGAGAATTTGATTACTCTGGAGCTCAAGCACTAAAAGCACTACGTGAAGAAGGTATTCAAACCATTTTAATTAATCCCAATATAGCAACAGTACAAACATCAGAAGAAATTGCCGATCAAATCTATTTCCTCCCCATAACACCCTACTTTGTTGAAGAAGTTATTAAAAAAGAACAACCCGATGGTGTTCTATTAGCCTTTGGAGGACAAACAGCACTCAATTGTGGTGTAGCATTATATGAAAATAACATATTTCAAAAATACAATGTTGAAATTTTAGGAACACCCGTTCAATCCATCATCGATTCTGAAGATCGTGATGTATTCAAAGCTAAAATGGATGAAATCGGTGTAGCATTGGCCATTAGTGATGCAGCTGAATCCTTGGAAGAAGCATACGATGTAGTGGATCGAATTGGATTCCCTGTTATTGTTCGAGCAGCCTTCACTTTAGGAGGTTTAGGAAGTGGGTTCGCTAATAACAAAGAAGAATTAAAAACACTGGTTAATAAAGCTTTATCATATTCACCTCAAGTTTTAATAGAAGAATCACTAAAAGGATGGAAAGAAGTTGAATATGAAGTAGTACGTGATTGTTATGACAATTGTATTACCGTTTGTAATATGGAAAACTTTGATCCAGTTGGAATTCATACAGGAGAAAGTATTGTCGTATGTCCATCACAAACATTAACCAATTCAGAATACCATAAATTACGTGAAATATCCATTAAAATTGCACGACATGTTGGCATTGTAGGTGAATGTAATGTACAATTTTCTCTAGACCCTAATTCAGAAAAATACCGTGTAATTGAAATTAATGCCCGTTTATCACGTTCTAGTGCTCTAGCTTCTAAAGCCACAGGTTATCCTCTAGCCTTTGTAGCAGCTAAATTAGCCTTAGGATATGGATTATTCGAATTAAAAAACTCCGTCACTAAAACAACCCCTGCCTATTTTGAACCAGCCTTAGATTATGTAGTCTGTAAATTACCACGCTGGGATCTCAATAAATTTTACGGCGTTTCAAAAAAGATTGGATCCGGTATGAAGTCGGTAGGAGAAGTAATGGCTATTGGAGGATCTTTTGAAGAAGTGATTCAAAAAGGACTACGAATGCTGGACAATGGTTTAGACGGTTTCATTAATCCTTATCAAAATTTTAAATATGAAGATTTGAAAAAAGCGTTGACAGAACCTACTGACTCTAGAATTTTAGCTATTGCTGCTGCTTTTGAAGAAGGATTCGACATCGATTCAATTCATAATTTAACCAAAATTGATAAATGGTTCTTACATAAATTAGAACGTATATGTATCATTAAAAATCAATTAGTTAAACAAAAGGATTCTATTTCAGAAACTTTATTATTAGATGCCAAAAAAGCGGGATTTTCTGACAAACAAATTGGAGGTCTCATTTATGACGAAAAAGCACACCCTGCTCTTCTCAAAGCACGAAATTTGCGTAAACAACACCATATTGTTCCTTACGTACGTCAAATTGATACCCTAGCAGCTGAATTTCCTGCGCAAACCAATTACTTATACCTTACTTATCATGCTCAAAAGCATGACATTGAGTATGAAAATGATGGTAAATCCGTTATTACATTAGGCTCAGGTGTCTATCGAATTGGAAGCTCAGTAGAATTTGATTGGTGTGGGGTAAACACTTTACAAACTATTAATAAAGAAGGTTTCCGTTCGGTTATGATTAATTATAATCCGGAAACCGTAAGTACGGATTATGATGTTTGTGACCGTTTGTACTTTGATGAACTTACTTTTGAACGTGTATTGGATATTATTGAATTGGAAACACCAAAAGGTGTTATTGTTTCCATGGGAGGTCAAATTCCTAATAATTTGGCTATGAAACTACACCATGAAAAAGTAAACATTTTAGGAACCACTCCTGAAGCTATTGATAATGCTGAAAATAGACATAAATTCTCTTCTATTCTAGATGAATTAGAAATTGATCAACCACGCTGGAAAGAATTATCTTCCTTTGAAGCCATTTATACTTTTGCTGACGAAGTAGGTTTCCCATTGCTAATACGTCCTTCTTATGTGCTTTCAGGAGCTGCTATGAATGTTGTTTCCAATAAAGAAGAATTAGAAGAATTTTTAGCCTTGGCAGCTGATGTATCTCCTGATCATCCGGTAGTCGTTTCAGAATTTATTGAAGGTGCAAAAGAAATTGAAATGGATGCTGTAGCTAAAAACGGTGAAATAATTGATTATGCCATTTCAGAACATGTCGAATTTGCGGGAGTACATTCGGGTGATGCCACTATTATGTTCCCTCCTCAAAATGTATACGTTTCTACTTTACGAAAAATTCGCCTTATTTCAGCCAAAGTAGCCAAAAAGTTCAACATTTCAGGGCCTTTTAATATGCAGTTTCTAGCTAAAGAAAATGATATTAAAGTAATCGAATTAAATTTAAGGGCTTCACGAAGTTTTCCTTTTGTTTCTAAAGTAGCAAAAACCAATTTAATTGATACCGCTACACAAATTTTATTAGGAAAAGAAGTGGAGAAAAAAGAAACCAACTTTTGGAATTTGGATTATGTTGGGGTCAAAGCTTCGCAATTCTCTTTCCATCGTTTACAAGGTGCTGATCCCGTTTTAGGAGTTGATATGTCTTCTACTGGAGAAGTAGGTTGTATAGGAAAAACCGAATCTGAAGCTATTTTAAAATCTATGTTATCGGTTGGACATCGTATTCCTAAGAAAAACATTTTAATTTCCAGTGGACCAGTTAAATCAAAAGTTGATTTATTAGAAAGTGCTCAGAAATTACAAAACAAAGGTTATTCGATCTATGCTACCAAAGGAACCCATCAATTTTTAACCGAAAATGGTATCCAAGCTACTCATTTATATTGGCATGATGAAGAAAGTGAGGAAAATGTACTAAAATACATACAGGAAAAGAAAATTGATTTGGTGGTTAATATTCCTAAAAATCTAACCAAAAAAGAATTAAATCGAGGTTATACCATAAGACGTTCTGCTGTAGATTTTAATATTCCACTTATTACCAATACACGTTTAGCTAAATCGTTTATTAAAGGAATTTGTGAATATACTATAGAAGATTTGGAAATAGCCAATTGGAAAGAATATTAA
- a CDS encoding acetylornithine transaminase (Belongs to the class-III pyridoxal-phosphate-dependent aminotransferase family. ArgD subfamily.; KEGG: bth:BT_3758 acetylornithine aminotransferase): MNLFNVYPLMPIEPVKGQGCYVYDQSGTEYLDFYGGHAVISIGHAHPHYVKKISEQVSQLGFYSNSVINSLQQELADKLGEISNCNDYQLFLCNSGAEANENALKLASFHTGRKKILAMKRGFHGRTSGAVAITDNPKIIAPYNANHQVTRIELNDIDAMQKELASKEYAAIIIEGIQGIAGIYEASDTFLQAVEKTCQETGTLFVSDSIQCGYARSGDFFSHQKSNVKPDIISMAKGMGNGFPIGGILISPKIEAHYGMLGTTFGGNHLACAAAIAVLDVIKEENILENVQTIGTYFKTQLEKIEGIKEVRGRGLMLAVELEKPIKELRSTLVNEAHIFTGSAGDPHVLRLLPPLNIKKEHVDLFLKHFVQYIEDYI, from the coding sequence ATGAATCTATTCAACGTTTATCCACTCATGCCCATAGAACCTGTCAAAGGACAAGGTTGCTATGTGTACGATCAAAGTGGTACCGAATACCTTGATTTTTATGGAGGTCATGCCGTTATTTCAATTGGACATGCCCACCCACATTATGTCAAAAAGATTTCAGAACAAGTAAGTCAATTAGGCTTCTACTCTAATTCTGTCATTAATTCTTTACAACAAGAACTAGCAGACAAACTAGGAGAAATTTCAAACTGTAATGATTACCAACTTTTTTTATGTAATTCAGGTGCAGAAGCCAATGAGAATGCTTTAAAATTAGCCTCCTTTCATACAGGAAGAAAGAAAATTTTAGCTATGAAAAGAGGATTTCATGGAAGAACTAGTGGTGCAGTAGCCATTACAGACAATCCTAAAATTATAGCCCCTTATAATGCTAACCACCAAGTTACACGAATTGAATTGAATGATATTGATGCTATGCAAAAAGAACTTGCTTCAAAAGAATATGCAGCTATCATCATAGAAGGAATTCAAGGAATTGCGGGTATCTACGAAGCTTCAGACACTTTTCTTCAAGCGGTTGAAAAAACATGTCAAGAAACAGGAACACTATTTGTTTCTGACTCCATTCAATGCGGATATGCTCGAAGCGGTGATTTTTTCTCTCATCAAAAAAGTAACGTAAAACCTGATATCATTTCAATGGCAAAAGGAATGGGAAACGGATTTCCTATTGGTGGAATACTTATCAGCCCTAAAATTGAAGCACACTATGGAATGCTAGGAACTACTTTCGGAGGGAATCACTTAGCATGTGCTGCTGCTATTGCCGTTTTAGATGTTATAAAAGAAGAAAACATTTTAGAAAACGTTCAGACCATTGGAACTTATTTTAAAACACAATTAGAAAAAATAGAAGGAATTAAAGAAGTTCGAGGGCGTGGTCTCATGTTAGCCGTAGAATTAGAAAAACCCATTAAAGAATTACGTTCTACATTGGTAAATGAAGCACATATATTCACAGGTTCTGCTGGAGACCCTCATGTTTTAAGGCTTTTACCCCCTTTAAATATTAAAAAAGAACACGTCGATTTATTTTTAAAACATTTTGTACAATACATAGAAGATTATATATAG
- a CDS encoding putative transporter (Probable amino-acid or metabolite transport protein; Belongs to the amino acid-polyamine-organocation (APC) superfamily.) produces MNTNSNNRISLKDAVSIGIGGMVGGGIFAVLGLATNLAKGGTPIAFLIAGIIALLTAYSYSKLSVSYPDRGGTVKFINQGYGINVFSGGINNLLWVSYIIMLALYASAFGSYAPNLYKITSSTNIDSHIYSSLIVIIATLINYYSIVIVGKIESLAVIIKLIILLAFVAIGIYGLSNSHHLDQLSISNWESPLNIVAAGMVIFVAYEGFELIANAAPDIINPKKNIPKSYFSSVIFVILLYIIIAIITVGTLDFNEIATAKDYVLAEAAKPLLGNIGFTIITVAALISTFSAINASLYGGSRVSFELAEDDELPHQLTYQLWNQPIGLFITMAATLLLVNTLKLESISTAGSVGFLLIFACVNFVGFKLHKEIKANKIIPLIGFLSCTIALITLIIKQFSTNSMNVMIAIGIVLFCFIIEYFYKQKEKNASSKER; encoded by the coding sequence ATGAATACAAATTCAAATAATAGAATAAGTTTAAAAGACGCTGTTTCCATAGGTATTGGAGGCATGGTTGGAGGTGGTATTTTTGCTGTTTTAGGCCTTGCTACAAACTTAGCTAAAGGAGGAACTCCTATTGCTTTTTTGATAGCAGGAATCATCGCCCTATTAACAGCTTATTCTTACTCGAAACTCTCTGTTTCATATCCTGACCGAGGAGGAACTGTAAAATTTATTAACCAAGGTTATGGAATTAATGTTTTTAGTGGAGGAATTAATAATTTACTCTGGGTCAGCTATATTATCATGTTAGCTCTTTATGCATCTGCTTTTGGATCATATGCTCCTAACTTGTACAAAATAACTAGTAGTACAAATATTGATAGTCATATTTACAGTAGTCTTATAGTTATTATAGCAACGTTGATTAACTATTATAGTATTGTGATTGTTGGAAAAATTGAATCTCTCGCTGTTATCATAAAATTAATAATTTTATTGGCATTCGTTGCAATTGGGATCTATGGTTTATCAAACAGTCATCATTTAGATCAATTATCTATTTCAAATTGGGAATCCCCTTTAAACATTGTAGCAGCTGGTATGGTCATATTTGTAGCTTATGAAGGATTTGAACTAATTGCAAATGCTGCACCTGATATTATAAATCCTAAAAAAAATATTCCTAAATCTTATTTTTCATCTGTTATCTTCGTTATCTTACTTTACATTATCATTGCTATAATCACTGTAGGTACACTTGATTTTAATGAAATTGCAACAGCAAAAGATTATGTATTGGCTGAAGCTGCGAAACCTTTATTAGGTAACATTGGTTTCACCATCATTACTGTAGCAGCTCTAATATCTACTTTTTCAGCAATTAATGCCTCATTGTATGGAGGAAGTAGAGTTAGTTTTGAGTTAGCTGAAGATGATGAATTACCTCATCAGTTAACTTATCAACTTTGGAATCAGCCAATTGGCTTATTTATAACAATGGCGGCTACTCTTCTTCTTGTTAACACTTTAAAATTAGAAAGTATTTCGACTGCTGGAAGTGTTGGCTTTCTTTTAATATTTGCATGTGTAAATTTTGTTGGATTTAAACTTCATAAAGAAATTAAAGCAAACAAAATAATTCCTTTAATTGGGTTTTTATCGTGTACTATTGCTTTGATTACATTGATTATTAAACAATTTAGTACTAATAGTATGAATGTTATGATTGCTATTGGAATAGTATTGTTTTGCTTTATAATTGAATATTTCTATAAACAAAAGGAAAAAAACGCCTCATCTAAAGAAAGATAA